From the Leptospira perdikensis genome, the window AACTGTATTTTGATAAGATTCTAAATCTAAAGGCCTTAACGTATACGTTGAATCAATGGATCTTAGAATTTCAAATTCACTTTTAAAACGTGTGATCTCTTGATTGTCTGGATAATCACGATTTAATAATTTGATCACAACGGAACCACCGGTCGTGGATTCCCCTGTATAAACAGAACTTCTTTTCCCTAAATGAAGTTCCCTGATCGCCTTATATTTTCCTACAGTAAACAATGAAGTTCCTTATCTAGCTGTTTTGCCACCGTCTACTGGTATCACAGCCCCTGTGATAAAAGCAGCTCCGTCTGTTGACAACCAAACACAAGTTTTTGCAACTTCTTCTGGTGTTGCCATTCTACCCAAAGCATAGGATTTCATTCTTTCTTTTTTTACTTCTTCAGGGTTCGGAACGTTCGCATAAAATACATCATCCATTTCAGTTTGGATTCCACCAGGGCACAAAGCAACCACACGAATTCCTGCCGATCCATACTCCAAAGCGGCCGATTTAGTGAGCCCGATGATTCCGTGTTTTGTCATGGAATAAGGGCCGGCTTTTTCCTTTCCTCGAACACCCAAGGCCGAAGATACATTGATGATCACACCACCCTTCCCCTGAGCCAAAAATTGTTTTAACTCAAATTGCATAGAAAGAAAGGTTCCTTTTAAATTTACATCCATTACAGAATCAAAAATATCTAATGGATAATCAGCGGTGGCTTTCAAAACTCCAGAAATCCCTGCATTATTAACCGCAACATCGATAGATCCATATTTGCTGACAATTGATTCAACAAAATTACGAACCGCTTCCGATTGTGTGACATCACAACGAACAAAAATTCCAGTGCCACCTTGTTTTTCAAGAAGGGCTAAAGTCTCTTCTCCTTCTTGTTTTCGTCTTCCGCAAAACCCAACCACATAACCAGCGTTTGCAAATTCCAAAACAATGGATCTACCGAGTCCAGAAGTTCCGCCGGTTACTAATGCTACTTTTTTTCCGCTCATTGGATTTCCCTTTCTTCGATCAAACGTCCGTAACGATTGATTGCTTCCTTTACATTTGCCCGATCCAATTCGGAAATCGATTCAAAACGAAAACCGGCAAAGAAGGTGTCCTCATTATTATCGTCTTCTTTGACCCATAATAAAATACAAGTTCCATGAACGAAACCGACAATATCAAAATGCATAAAAAATTCAAGTTGTTGGCTATTGGCCAAATCACCGGGATGAATCCCGGAGCAGCGCACCATAAACCCGGAATTTGAAATATTTTCGATGGTCGAAACAATATTACGTCCATTTTCCCTAACAGAAATGTTGTTCTTAAATTGATCCAGAATTCGAAATCTTGGATCGATTTCATATACTTCTTCCTGTGTGCTTTTTAAGCGTTTGTATACTTTTAATGGCAGAATACTTGCAGCCATTTCAATCCTGGTGATTTCTTGGTTTTCCTGATAGGCAGTGATTTCCAATTTCGAGTAATTCCAATAACCTGATTTACTGTTTTTGGTCTCAATGGCTTTCGCTCGTAATTTGATTGGCATGTTCATTTTGGCGTATTGGAAAAACTCTGAATTCAAATATAACAATAAAAAGGTGACCCCTTCAAATGGGACCTTTCCATACATATGATTACAAGCAATTCCGAATTGCCTCGCTGCCTCTACGATTTGCATTCCCGAAATATGTTTTAAATTGGGTGGTGAAAAAAATCTATGTCCGGGGGGGATATAAAGGTTCGCAAAAAAAGTATCCTTTTTCGGAATCTCAACTACTGGTTCAAAGATTGATGATATCCTTGATTTCTCTACATTGCCGACATAGTAGTCTCGACGTTTGATGATCTGAAGGATACGAATCTCATCGGATTCTGTGACTTTATCGTTTAATATATATTGTTGTAGTTCTGAATCAAAGTGATAGAAGGTGCTAATAAAATCTCTTTGAGTTTCATCGACTCCGGCATCTTCTAAAATTCTTTCCGCCGATTCTTTACGAATGCGATAAGGAATTGTTTTTAGTTGATAATAACTACCACTAGTATCTTGTCTTTTTGCATAGTATTGTAGCAAAAAATCGATTTCTTCACTACTTAGCTTAGGAAAGAGATGTTCCTCCATGATTACAGATGTAATCATTCTAGGCAGAGCCCTTCGAATATTGGAAACAAAACTATCATCTTGATAGTAAGTTCTTGTATAACGTTTATCGAGAGGTAAAACTGCTGGAAATTCTTCTTTTTCAAAAACCTTCATATGGATCAACCGGAAATCTACTCTAGGGTTCGTCCGTAGATTCCGATGGGATAGAATTCAGCGCAACTAAATTAACAATGTATTGACAAATTTATGTCAATTTCACCTAACGATTGTTACGGAACAAGGTGCGTAATGTACAACGCGATCAGAAACACTTCCCATGATGAATCTTCCAAGAATTCCGTGTCCCCTACTTCCGATCACAATCAAATCTGCTTTTTCTTTTTCAGCAAGTTTACAAATTTCTTCGGCTGGATAACCTTCTATGACCACACGTTCCCATTTTACGGTGGTCTCATCCAAAATGGGATGTATTTTTTCAAAACGCTGCTCAGAGATCCATTTCACTCGGTCTTTCCCTGCTGGAGCCGCATCATAATACCCTGGCAAAGGACCAAAATCCTCAATCACTTCCACAATGTAACATTTTGCATTACTTGCCTTTGCGATAGCTAAACCAAATTCCAATGCTTTGGCAGAACTTGGAGAACCATCGATAGGGATGATCAGTTTTTGAATCAATTTTTCCATACAAGAAGTCTACCACCTTCTCTAGTTTCGAAAAGTGAAATTCCTTTGATAAATGTCAAAATTGGACGATTCCCAGAGTTTTTAGGAGTCCGAAGTATGAATGTGAGTTTTTAGCGAATTTGGTGGGATTACTTTTTCCCACCCTCATCTTCTTTGGTTAAATAATAAGCTACAAGAATCGGCAGTGTTGTGACAAGAATCACAAATACCGCCACCACATTGGTAACAGGCCTTTGCCTTGGACGAATGAATTCTGTTAACATCCAAATAGGAACCGTAGATTGTTGGCCTGCAGTAAAAGTTGTCACAATCACTTCATCAAATGATAACGCAAACGACAACATACCACCAGCTAACAAAGCAGTAGCGATATTAGGTAAAATAACAAAACGAAATGTTTGCCATGGATTGGCACCTAAATCCATAGAGGCTTCTACCATGGAATGCGAACTTCTTCGAAGTCTTGCAAGCACATTGTTATACACAGTTACAATACAAAAAGTTGCGTGAGCAATGACAATGGTCCAAGTACTAAAAGGAATTCCAAAAAGAGACATGGCAGAACGAAGAGAAATTCCCGTCACAATTCCGGGAAGAGCAATGGGTAAAATCACAAGAAAAGAAATCACTTCTCTTCCGAAAAATTTACTTCTGTAGACGGCAAGGCATGCTAAAGTTCCCAGAATGATTGCCATGACCGTGGAGATCGACGCCACTTGAGAAGACAAAATAATTGCTTCCCAAATATCATTTCTATCCCAAGCCACACCAAACCATTTTAGAGTAAATCCCGGTAACGGGAATTGAAATGTTTTTTCATCAGTAGAGAAAGCATACATGATGATGATAAAGATGGGGATATGAATGAAAAGAAAACCAAGAATGGTCGCAACTTTTAACCCGATGGTTCCAAAATTCCATTTAGAGGGCATCGAAAGCTCCTAATCGTTTTGCAATCATTAGGTAAACCATCATGATGACAATAGGGATAACTGAAAAAGCTGCCGCCAAAGGAATGTTACCTGCTGTTCCTTGGTGAGTATAAACGGCCATTCCGATAAAGTAACTAGAATTTCCAATAATGGTTGGAATGATATAATCACCTAACGTTAATGAGAACGTAAAAATAGAACCTGCCACCACACCCGGGAATGCCAAAGGTAATACAACTTTTCGAAACGTTTGAGCAGGTCCACCACCTAAATCAGATGATGCTTCTAAAAGTGATTTAGGAATTCGTTCTAATGAAGCTTGGATCGGAAGAATCATATAAGGAAGCCAAATATAAACAAAAACTAAAAACATACCAATATAGGAAAAGGATAAAGACGTTCCACCGATAACGGGAATGGCTAGAATTACATCCAATACATGTAATAGGCCAAGTTCCTCCAAACACCAAGTAAGAATCCCTTCTTTTGCCATAATGAGTTTCCAGGAATAAACCTTTACAAGGTAACTCGACCAAAGTGGAAGCATGACTCCCAAATATAAAACGGGTTTTAATTTAGGTCCTGCATACATCGCCATATAATAAGCAATAGGGAATGCAATGATCGCACTCACAATAGTGACAGTAAATGCCATAGTTGTTGTACGTATGATGATATCCCAATTTGTACTTTGACGAAATAGATCATAATAAGATTCTAATGTAAATTCTCGTTTGATGACTCCTGAAAAAGAATCAATAGAGAAAAAACTTTGAATGAGGAGTGTAAAAAGAGAACCCAAATACACAACCCCGAGCCAAATGAGAAGTGGCGCGAGTAATAAAAATATCGCAAGGCCCTTACGATAGAAAAGGAAAGTAAAAAACTTATCAAAGGTACTTGTCATTTACAAATCCTCAAAGCAGATGCATATCTGAATCTTTCCAACCCACAAGCACTTCCGAACCAACAGCAATGTTTTCTGCAGAAATTTTTAGGTTTTGAGTTGAGGCAATGATCCGAGAACCATTCGGAGTTTCAAAATGCATTTTAGAAGTAGCACCAGAATAGACTTGGCTTTTCAAAATAGCCTTAAAGGTTCTGTATCCCGTCGAGTGATTGTCTTCTTTAGCGTTAGCAAATACATGGACACGTTCCGGACGAATCATTCCTTTTCCATTTTGACCCGTTAGCCGTTTGGTTTCTTCTACGGAAAGGATATTTGAAGTTCCAACAAAGTTTGCTACAAATTCTGTTTTGGGACGATCGTATAATTCTTCTGGTGTGGCAATTTGCTCCACCTTACCTTTATTAAAGACGGCTATCCGATCGGACATAGAAAGAGCTTCTTCTTGGTCATGAGTGACAAAGATAAAAGTAATCCCTACTTCTTTTTGGATGGCTTTGAGTTCCAATTGCATCTCTTCTCGTAATTTGAGATCCAGTGCACCAAGTGGTTCATCTAACAAAAGTACACCGGGACGATTGATAAGAGCCCGTGCCAGTGCAATCCTTTGGCGTTGGCCCCCAGAAAGTTCTGATGGTTTGCGATTTCCTACATCTGGAAGACGAACCATGGAAAGCATCTCTGACACTCTTTGGTTCAATTCCTTAGTTGCAGTTTTTTTGATTTTTAAACCATACCCAACATTTTCTGCAACCGTCATATGAGGAAATAACGCATAGTCTTGGAAGACTGTGTTTACATTTCTTTTGTAAGGTGGAATGCCTGTGACATCAACACCTTCCAAAAGAACCCTTCCCGAAGTTGTATCTTGAAATCCCGCCACCATTCGGAGGCAGGTAGTTTTTCCCGACCCGGAAGGGCCTAACATTGAAAAGAATTCACCTTTTCTAATCCCGAAGGAGACATCATCCACCGCTATAAATTGGTCGAATTTCCTTGTGACATTTTGAAATTCAACATCGTAAACTTGGTCCATTCCTTCTCCTTCAGTATTCTATGATGTTAGGATCTTATTTACTTCCAATGATGGAAATATAGTCTTCAGCCCATTTTTTATAAGGTACACATTTTCTTCCACCGGAACAATCTTCTTTTGGAGTTCTCCAGAAAGAGATTTTTTCAAAGTTGTTGAATCCATTGACTGCACAACCTGTGTCTCCGAGAAGAGCGTTTCCTTTACAAGCAGATGGAACTGAAGGCACAGATCCAAACCAAGAAGCAAGATCACCT encodes:
- a CDS encoding SDR family NAD(P)-dependent oxidoreductase, whose amino-acid sequence is MSGKKVALVTGGTSGLGRSIVLEFANAGYVVGFCGRRKQEGEETLALLEKQGGTGIFVRCDVTQSEAVRNFVESIVSKYGSIDVAVNNAGISGVLKATADYPLDIFDSVMDVNLKGTFLSMQFELKQFLAQGKGGVIINVSSALGVRGKEKAGPYSMTKHGIIGLTKSAALEYGSAGIRVVALCPGGIQTEMDDVFYANVPNPEEVKKERMKSYALGRMATPEEVAKTCVWLSTDGAAFITGAVIPVDGGKTAR
- a CDS encoding AfsA-related hotdog domain-containing protein, whose translation is MKVFEKEEFPAVLPLDKRYTRTYYQDDSFVSNIRRALPRMITSVIMEEHLFPKLSSEEIDFLLQYYAKRQDTSGSYYQLKTIPYRIRKESAERILEDAGVDETQRDFISTFYHFDSELQQYILNDKVTESDEIRILQIIKRRDYYVGNVEKSRISSIFEPVVEIPKKDTFFANLYIPPGHRFFSPPNLKHISGMQIVEAARQFGIACNHMYGKVPFEGVTFLLLYLNSEFFQYAKMNMPIKLRAKAIETKNSKSGYWNYSKLEITAYQENQEITRIEMAASILPLKVYKRLKSTQEEVYEIDPRFRILDQFKNNISVRENGRNIVSTIENISNSGFMVRCSGIHPGDLANSQQLEFFMHFDIVGFVHGTCILLWVKEDDNNEDTFFAGFRFESISELDRANVKEAINRYGRLIEEREIQ
- a CDS encoding universal stress protein, with amino-acid sequence MEKLIQKLIIPIDGSPSSAKALEFGLAIAKASNAKCYIVEVIEDFGPLPGYYDAAPAGKDRVKWISEQRFEKIHPILDETTVKWERVVIEGYPAEEICKLAEKEKADLIVIGSRGHGILGRFIMGSVSDRVVHYAPCSVTIVR
- a CDS encoding ABC transporter permease; translated protein: MPSKWNFGTIGLKVATILGFLFIHIPIFIIIMYAFSTDEKTFQFPLPGFTLKWFGVAWDRNDIWEAIILSSQVASISTVMAIILGTLACLAVYRSKFFGREVISFLVILPIALPGIVTGISLRSAMSLFGIPFSTWTIVIAHATFCIVTVYNNVLARLRRSSHSMVEASMDLGANPWQTFRFVILPNIATALLAGGMLSFALSFDEVIVTTFTAGQQSTVPIWMLTEFIRPRQRPVTNVVAVFVILVTTLPILVAYYLTKEDEGGKK
- a CDS encoding ABC transporter permease, which codes for MTSTFDKFFTFLFYRKGLAIFLLLAPLLIWLGVVYLGSLFTLLIQSFFSIDSFSGVIKREFTLESYYDLFRQSTNWDIIIRTTTMAFTVTIVSAIIAFPIAYYMAMYAGPKLKPVLYLGVMLPLWSSYLVKVYSWKLIMAKEGILTWCLEELGLLHVLDVILAIPVIGGTSLSFSYIGMFLVFVYIWLPYMILPIQASLERIPKSLLEASSDLGGGPAQTFRKVVLPLAFPGVVAGSIFTFSLTLGDYIIPTIIGNSSYFIGMAVYTHQGTAGNIPLAAAFSVIPIVIMMVYLMIAKRLGAFDAL
- a CDS encoding ABC transporter ATP-binding protein, with the protein product MDQVYDVEFQNVTRKFDQFIAVDDVSFGIRKGEFFSMLGPSGSGKTTCLRMVAGFQDTTSGRVLLEGVDVTGIPPYKRNVNTVFQDYALFPHMTVAENVGYGLKIKKTATKELNQRVSEMLSMVRLPDVGNRKPSELSGGQRQRIALARALINRPGVLLLDEPLGALDLKLREEMQLELKAIQKEVGITFIFVTHDQEEALSMSDRIAVFNKGKVEQIATPEELYDRPKTEFVANFVGTSNILSVEETKRLTGQNGKGMIRPERVHVFANAKEDNHSTGYRTFKAILKSQVYSGATSKMHFETPNGSRIIASTQNLKISAENIAVGSEVLVGWKDSDMHLL